CCAACACCGCGCGCGTGCTCCATGACGTGACGGACGCATCATACGGCTTCGTTTTTACCTTCACGCTACCGTAATCGCTTACCGTACCGTTCTTCCACGTGGCGTCCTGGTACGTGATCACCACGCACTGCTTCGCACCAGAATCCCCCGGAGTGACCATGGTGATCGTATGGTTCGTGGCGTCATACTCAACACCCTCCGCGTAGCGCACATACCGGTCGAGGCTTTGCACCGACGTGGCTATTTCCGTGGAAGACCTGCTTCGTATCGCATCCGCGCTGGTGGAATGCAGGTATTGCACGATCGCCGTGGTGAACATGGTGGAGACGATGGCGAAGATGAACAGCGACACCATCATCTCCACCAAGGTGACGCCGCTTTCACCGCGCGCCATACGTTGCGCGACGGCGCGAATACGCAGTTTTCCGCTTGTTGTTCCGCTCATTGCAACCCCTCACTAGATGATGAGCTTGTTGTCGACACCAATATCCAGCAGTTCCGACGTGGTGTACAGGCAGGTTTTGCCCTGATGCATGTTGTCGTCCCAGGTGACACCCACCACCACGCGGATCATGGGCATATACGTGTGCGCACCGAACGTGAACGCGCCCGATACCGTTTTGCCCGGATCCAGAATGTCGGCCGTAGCGCTTGTTGAGGTATTGGCCGTATAGCTCGTTGCGGAACTACGGGAAATGCCCAGCTGAGATGCGGTCTTGCACGAGATCTCGCCGCTGGCACGGAAACAGCGCTCCACCACCGTGTTCACCGTGTATTCGGTATGCTTGGCGTCCTTGCCCGCAGTGGCACGAACCGGCTGAATATAC
This window of the Bifidobacterium pseudocatenulatum DSM 20438 = JCM 1200 = LMG 10505 genome carries:
- a CDS encoding PulJ/GspJ family protein; amino-acid sequence: MSGTTSGKLRIRAVAQRMARGESGVTLVEMMVSLFIFAIVSTMFTTAIVQYLHSTSADAIRSRSSTEIATSVQSLDRYVRYAEGVEYDATNHTITMVTPGDSGAKQCVVITYQDATWKNGTVSDYGSVKVKTKPYDASVTSWSTRAVLGSVMNNESGGTSDDSMFASRLFTVDGTNRVVRYSPVTGSYVSGKPVTSNTSTSFTARNVKSGGTAIDFTPCV